A region from the Triticum aestivum cultivar Chinese Spring chromosome 3D, IWGSC CS RefSeq v2.1, whole genome shotgun sequence genome encodes:
- the LOC123076698 gene encoding probable glycerol-3-phosphate dehydrogenase [NAD(+)] 1, cytosolic, whose protein sequence is MATDALVILSSKTAATERSIITLILRLMFALSGPPIPTPYESDYHHVHASVCALMKPLHRLLGKSDSDLLKIISIGAGAWGSVFAALLQDGYGHFREKVHIRVWRRQGRAVDRSTAEHLLDVINSREDMLRRLIRRCAYLEYVDARLGDRTLYADEILRDGFCLNMVDTPLCPLKVVTNLQEAVWDADIVVNGLPSTETHCVFAGVASATHISAKCNTHQQIKKKTAFLHVHLVPSHGLAIANFSL, encoded by the exons ATGGCCACGGACGCCCTCGTGATTCTTTCCTCCAAGACGGCTGCCACGGAGCGATCT ATAATTACGCTCATATTGCGTCTCATGTTTGCCTTGTCGG GACCACCTATACCAACACCATACGAAAGCGACTACCACCATGTTCATGCTTCTGTTTGTGCGCTGATGAAGCCG CTGCACCGGCTGCTCGGCAAGTCCGACAGTGACCTGCTCAAGATCATCAGCATCGGCGCTGGCGCCTGGGGCAGCGTCTTTGCTGCTCTGCTGCAGGACGGCTACGGACACTTCAGGGAGAAGGTGCACATACGGGTGTGGCGCCGGCAGGGGCGGGCTGTGGACCGGTCCACTGCCGAGCATCTCTTGGACGTGATCAACTCCAGGGAGGACATGCTGAGGCGCCTCATCCGCCGCTGCGCCTACCTCGAGTACGTTGACGCACGGCTGGGAGACCGGACCCTGTACGCCGATGAGATCTTGAGGGATGGGTTCTGTTTGAACATGGTCGACACGCCCCTCTGCCCGTTGAAGGTGGTCACCAACCTGCAGGAAGCGGTCTGGGATGCTGACATTGTGGTGAATGGCCTGCCATCCACTGAAACGCACTGCGTGTTTGCAGGGGTTGCAAGTGCAACACACATCAGCGCCAAGTGCAACACACATCAGCAAATAAAAAAGAAGACTGCGTTCTTACATGTCCACCTCGTTCCTAGTCATGGATTGGCCATCGCTAATTTCTCCCTCTAG